One Mercenaria mercenaria strain notata chromosome 12, MADL_Memer_1, whole genome shotgun sequence DNA segment encodes these proteins:
- the LOC123534624 gene encoding fibrillin-2-like, whose product MCMNSQGSAACVCIAGYTNTSGICKDIDECLDTDLNSCDQTCSNTEGSYVCGCHRGFVYIGGKCSDINECLQADECDHICENTIGSYRCLCEPGFRLDLTDRKSCIVNSECSQTEINNCGENATCYIRKEKPECKCKKGFREVNKHCIDVDECTSDKHVCSNSCNNTVGGYVCQCPVGFFLQNDKVTCKECNKGSYGPNCTFLCTCVSSNTETCDGKTGNCSCKQGWEGKNCNQDIDECSHSPGCSVNSYCVNYNGSYECKCKPGYIKSSDGKCEVCGNRHYGDNCDEECKCDPSSTDSCNHVTGICTCKKGWKGNFCSKDIDECEESVDVCGKVANSTCYNTAGSYACTCKHGFSKQEHDCIDVDECLLGYHDCKQQCVNTEGSYMCRCGKGYKGSWNNCSQCVENTYGEDCAETCNCNLANSAQRSQSCDTVSGTCQCKANWKGNTCNEDVNECSDAFEPKCKAEEHRGCHNTLGWYICDCFRGYSDSNGICVKDETKTPTSTKPVGSIVMDLTVTIDVSLPFGTDLNVTKTYEEFEKEAKSSLLALYGRFTKASINIIINDLRRGSLVILHTIVYEDNDVNVASALTKATIELRKGTYITFQGKNNIVSTDAYKGIEPCSLYKMTIGNCNDGFKCTVENDAPICRLERPDSSKLNLPIIIGASGGGGIVLILTSIIVIVYLRKRRQRTKLAQRSDRLTSASDLAKNKGLEPKAESSYYSMFNWQEKLSKSDESKYMTWRSMVSRFTLASGGESIYDRPYEIPRARIQPVTTAAENDYLTCS is encoded by the exons ACATAGACGAGTGTCTGGATACAGACCTTAATTCGTGTGATCAAACATGTTCCAATACAGAGGGTAGTTACGTATGCGGATGTCACAGAGGCTTTGTTTATATAGGAGGAAAATGTTCAG ATATAAATGAATGCCTTCAAGCAGACGAATGTGACCATATTTGTGAAAATACCATTGGTAGCTACAGATGTTTGTGTGAACCTGGGTTTAGACTAGACTTAACAGACAGAAAATCTTGTATAG TAAATTCTGAGTGCAGCCAGACAGAAATAAATAATTGTGGGGAAAATGCTACGTGTTATATCAGAAAGGAAAAGCCTGAATGCAAATGCAAGAAAGGTTTCCGGGAAGTTAACAAACACTGCATTG aTGTAGATGAGTGTACCTCAGATAAACACGTGTGTTCTAATAGTTGCAACAACACCGTTGGCGGTTATGTGTGTCAATGTCCGGTTGGTTTCTTCCTACAAAATGATAAAGTTACTTGCAAAG AATGTAACAAGGGCTCATATGGACCAAACTGTACATTTTTGTGTACATGTGTGTCATCAAACACCGAAACTTGTGATGGAAAAACAGGAAACTGTAGCTGTAAACAAGGTTGGGAAGGAAAGAACTGTAACCAAGATATTGATGAATGCAGCCACTCACCTGGCTGCTCTGTCAACTCATATTGCGTAAATTATAATGGAAGTTACGAGTGCAAATGCAAACCGGGGTACATTAAATCTAGTGATGGCAAGTGCGAAG TATGTGGAAACAGACATTATGGAGACAACTGTGACGAAGAATGCAAATGTGACCCCAGCAGCACAGACTCCTGTAATCATGTCACTGGAATCTGtacctgcaaaaaa GGCTGGAAGGGCAATTTCTGTTCGAAAGACATTGACGAATGTGAAGAGAGTGTTGATGTTTGCGGCAAAGTGGCAAACTCAACATGTTATAATACTGCTGGATCATATGCATGTACTTGTAAACACGGATTCAGCAAACAAGAACACGACTGCATAG ATGTCGATGAATGCTTACTTGGTTACCATGATTGTAAACAACAGTGTGTCAACACTGAAGGAAGCTACATGTGTAGATGTGGTAAAGGTTATAAAGGTTCCTGGAACAACTGTTCAC AATGTGTTGAAAATACATACGGAGAAGACTGCGCCGAAACATGCAACTGTAATTTGGCGAATTCTGCGCAGAGAAGTCAGAGTTGTGACACTGTCAGTGGAACATGTCAATGTAAGGCTAACTGGAAAGGAAACACGTGTAATGAAGATGTCAATGAATGTAGTGATGCTTTTGAGCCGAAATGCAAGGCAGAGGAACATAGAGGTTGCCACAACACTTTAGGATGGTATATATGTGACTGTTTCAGAGGCTATTCCGATTCCAATGGGATCTGTGTTAAAG atgaAACGAAAACACCGACGTCGACGAAACCAG TGGGTTCGATCGTTATGGACTTAACCGTAACCATTGACGTATCATTGCCTTTTGGGACTGACTTGAATGTGACGAAAACATACGAAGAGTTTGAAAAGGAAGCGAAATCTAGC TTACTAGCGTTATACGGTCGATTCACAAAAGCAAGTATAAACATCATTATCAACGACTTGAG AAGAGGAAGTTTGGTAATTCTACATACAATCGTGTACGAAGACAACGATGTAAATGTCGCATCAGCTCTAACAAAAGCCACGATCGAACTCCGCAAAGGAACATACATTACTTTTCAAGGAAAAAACAATATTGTATCAACAG ACGCTTATAAGGGGATAGAACCATGTTCGCTTTACAAAATGACGATCGGAAACTGTAATGATGGATTCAAGTGTACTGTTGAAAATGATGCCCCAATATGCAG ATTAGAAAGACCAGACAGCAGCAAAC taaatttgCCAATCATTATTGGAGCCTCTGGCGGCGGAGGTATTGTTCTTATCTTGACAAGCATAATCGTGATAGTGTATCTGCGGAAGAGACGACAAAGAACGAAACTAGCACAACGATCAGACAG GCTGACTAGTGcttcagatttggctaaaaataaagGGTTGGAACCAAAAGCAGAATCTAGTTACTACAGTATGTTCAACTGGCAGGAAA AATTGTCAAAGAGTGACGAATCAAAGTACATGACATGGAGATCTATGGTCTCAAGATTCACACTGGCATCTGGAGGGGAAAGTATC TATGACCGACCATATGAGATTCCACGAGCAAGAATTCAACCAGTGACCACTGCTGCTGAAAACGATTATTTAACTTGTTCGTAA